A genomic window from Anopheles ziemanni chromosome X, idAnoZiCoDA_A2_x.2, whole genome shotgun sequence includes:
- the LOC131290860 gene encoding uncharacterized protein LOC131290860, producing the protein MRKTWVKRDNIYYKPFYKQKLKLTLIGVIGMGILFFAYQLVYIKLVGRADAARNDGGGQHERAHQLAGPELASVNGTAAIRAGPLGDTKFAYVEKIGSYERKILRGIRLSDLDRYSERPQLVAFRCLASGREIPWQRVNDDYCDCPEDGSDEPSTNACQDGRFYCRFQKRHNTGRGTDLFVPSAWVNDGVCDCCDGSDEWLTSAAPGRPGACRNVCKTKYFL; encoded by the exons ATGCGCAAAACATGGGTTAAGCGAGACAACATTTACTACAAGCCGTTCTACAAGCAGAAGCTGAAGCTCACCCTGATCGGCGTGATTGGCATGGGCATCCTGTTTTTCGCGTACCAGCTCGTGTACATCA AACTGGTGGGACGGGCGGACGCGGCACGGAACGATGGTGGTGGTCAGCATGAGCGGGCCCATCAGCTGGCCGGACCGGAGCTGGCTTCCGTCAATGGGACGGCGGCGATCCGGGCAGGGCCGTTGGGTGACACCAAGTTTGCGTACGTGGAGAAAATAGGAAGCTACGAGCGAAAGATCCTCCG TGGCATCCGATTGTCGGACCTGGACCGCTACTCGGAGCGACCGCAGCTGGTCGCGTTCCGGTGCCTTGCCTCAGGGCGCGAAATACCTTGGCAGCGGGTGAACGACGACTACTGCGACTGCCCGGAGGACGGTAGCGACGAGCCGAGCACGAACGCCTGCCAGGATGGTCGCTTCTACTGCCGCTTCCAAAAGCGCCACAACACGGGCCGCGGCACGGATCTGTTCGTACCGAGCGCCTGGGTTAACGATGGCGTTTGCGATTGCTGTGATGGTTCCGACGAGTGGCTGACCAGCGCCGCACCAGGCCGGCCCGGCGCGTGTCGGAACGTTTGTAAGACTAAATACTTTTTGTA